The region acagttattgtgctgacgttgcttccagaggcagtttggaactcagtagtgagtgttgcaaccaaggacagatgaaTTTTACGCGctgtgcttcagcacttggcggtcccattctgtgagcttgtgtggcctactcttagatgtttccacttctcaataacagcacttacagttgactggcacagctctagcagggcagaaattcgACAAACTGActagttggaaaggtggcatcctatgactatGCCACGCTGAAAGTCCCTGAGCTCtgcagtaaggtcattctactgccaatgtttgtctatggagattgcatggctgtgtgctcaattttatacacatcagcaacgggtgtggctgaaatagccaaatccactaatttgaaggggtgtccacatacatttttatataaaaatgtatctctacctgaatatacatgatctaagtgttcgacagttggtattcagcagtcataaaagtatgccttatttactttgaagaactacaaaaGTGATTTTGTCAGAgagcataggcagcagctctatagagatgagacgATGACTTAAAGTCATCACATAAAACAAaggtaatatacacaactgaaatattttattaaagtaaagtCACTAAATAAATGGTTATTAAGTGATACGCAGTAATGGGCACTCACTACCATCACAAGACTTTTATTAAttattttattctgtgttgttacagtattcaacccacaTAATAAACAACGCATTTCATGTTTTCAAAATAATATTGAAACCAAAAATCGCTCGGCACTagatacaatacattacataacacAAGCACAACAATATGTATTGAAAATCAATGGGATCATACCTCTGGGTGGAAGAAGATCTCAGGGCCAAGGAAGCGCTCGTAGCCCACGTCGACGGTGAACTCCTTCTTGCTGATGGAGTTGATGCCCGTGTACTGCTTGATCCACTTAGAGCCGTCCGTATCATACTTGTTGAACTCTTTCACCAGGTCAGGGCAGACATAACTGAACCTTTCCTGGAACCATTATCAATTGTAAGTCATAACCGAGTGTACATAAGACACTGGGTAGATGCCAAAGAGTTAACAAGGAGTCATAATCTGTGACTGTACATTACTGGTCAATGGTGCAGCAATACTGACCTCTGCTGTTTAACCTGAGAAATGCTCACAAATAATACAGGTAATAATTCCTTTGGTTTGTGAAGGGAACAAAAAAAGTTATACATGTGCTGGTACCTTGATGGCTTTGGCTGTTTCCAATGACTGCTCTGGTGGGATGCCCACCTCCCGCTCTCTCAGCAGCTGCTGGGTGAAGTAGGTGATGTCACGACCAGCGATGGGAATGTGCTTTATACAGCTACCGATGACGTAGCCTTCTGCCTGGAAGAAAACAACACCGATTGACAACACAATCTATTATCACTCGTACAGTAATGTAACGTTACCATGTATGTGTGAGCAATAGTATATAGTTAGAATACATCCGAGtagtgttcagtagggcacactgTTCCAAACATTTACAGCAGATTAAGAAAATGTACTCTTGTTGGACAAGTTCAGGAAGTACCTCCACGTTCCACTTTGTTTCAAAACGTTTGCTACCTACTAAACATGACCCAGTTCTCATAAAGACTGTATGAAATGACGATCGAACGAATGTACCCACCACTGGGATGACGTGGGTGACCCCGTCACCGCTGTCAATCACCGTCCCTGTCAGGGTCCTCTCGCCCAATTGTCTGGAGGTCCATGAGGCTGCCAGCGCCAGGACCGCCTGAGGAGGAAAACACAGACCGTGTCACTTTCCACTAATGACGACAACCCGTATTCGCAAAGGAGTGCTaaatctaggatcagtttagaaTTTTAGATAACAAATCAATACAATTATATAGTCAGGGGAGTTCTgaacctagatcagcactcctactccttTTTTGAAAAGAGACCCAGAATTGAGATCCACCCAGGAGTTTCACGGACACCCTCATTTCCTCTGTGAAGTGTGTTGAGAGTTGTGATAATGCACTCAAAATCAAGTTTGACTTGACCCTTGAACATGACGAGGTGCAGGGAAGAGATTATATAGAACCAACCAAGAACAGAGAGGATTTACCTGTACAGCGATGTAAAGACCTGGAACGTTGAAGGACTCAAACATAATCTCTGCTGTGTACTCTCGGTTTTCAGGGGTATTCAGAGGAGGCTCTGTCTGTGGAAAAGAAAAGGTACAAATCCCATAGGTTCCTGCTACTAAATAGCATACTTTCCACACTAACGTGCAGGTTATGAACGTACCAAGAGGAAGTAGTGGTCTTCGGGCTCTGCCCGCAGATACTTGAAGATGACCTGTTCCATGAACCTCTCCATGAGATCCCAGTCATCCACGATCCCATGACGAATGGGCCACTGTTACAAGGGGAACAACCACACCCAACAGTTCTCCATTAGGCTACTCAGTTCGAACAGGCCTTCAGCATGACTTTACATTTAAACTTTAAAAAGGGGCCATAACAAAGCGAACTCCCCGACACTGTTGTTTCGAGAAAAGCTGACTAATTGGGCTGAAGAAATTGAACCGCTCTAAAATCCATAGATAGAGATATGGTTGCAAAGACTGACCATCCAACATCGTAGTTTTCACCATGTTTTGTTTACAAACATCGGAGATAGATGATATTTTCGGTTCTGATGGGATATGCCAGTTGAACTAAGCCCATGAGGCATAttgaagttatattcttcaagaactAATATCATTAAAGTCCAAAAAcgtatgtagcaactgcagactTCCCCTTTAAGTAAACCTCCATCACTGGAAAATGCAATGTACCTTTGTTGCATAATTTGGTTTGTCTATTGCCTCGTCACCGATGTAAAAGTCCAGATCGTCCACCCCCTTCGTCATCCTGCGCTGGGCTTGGTCTCCAACCTTGGCCGACTCTTTGATGGCAATACCTGAAGTTTAGGAAGATTCAACTCCCTTAATCTTTAGTACCAGCCTACATATGATTAGGACATTGTTGATTGAAACATCATGACTTGAGGGTGCTGATAGGCAACGTTACACAGGTGAGCTGATTAAATCAAGCATAGGGAAAGCAAACTGCCTATGCTAGACATAAGAGAGGAAACTCAATGAGCGGCAGGCCTATTACTTTGATTTGTCTTGTAAAATCAGTAAACAAATAGCCACATTTTTATTAAAGAGATACTGAACGCACTGACTCTGCATGGGTTTTTCGGTTGCTCATTATGAAAAACAAGATTTCAGTCATGGGGGAGTGGTTCGATGTGGCCGTTACTGATGTTTGTCCCTCATGAGACACCGTAGGAATAAAGTCAGTATCACTttctcaaaatagtcagaatgaaataaattaaattcaaagggctttcttggcatgggaaacatgtttacattgccaaagcaagtgaaatggataaacatttaaattaacagtgaacattacacGCACAAAAGTTTGAAAGGAAtacagacatttcaaatgtcataatgtggctatgtacagtgttttaCCGATGTGCAAATCATTAAAGTACagaagggaaaataaatacacaTAAATATGGGAGTGGTTTAGAATTCATAGTAACTCAAGAATTCTGTAATTTTTTTAAGCGTTTTTTGCCGAGGTGCTTTTGGTCGCACGATTTTACATCTAgctaaggtgtttggtgcagtatttctcaagtaaaatATTATTGTGACGAGTTGTTTTATGTAAACAAAGTCCGATCTTCTGTGCTGCTGGGCaagtctgtctcgctgtctgtgttCTACTATACGACTGGATATGTATCCCGCGGTAATGGGCATGGTTGAAATCAAAACCAAACCCATAAGTAAGTGTTTTGGACgatactgactttatgaccaaattTAACCTACTTGTGCTTTTTAGACAATTTTATCACTGGAATAAATGTTTGACTAATATCAATGTCACATATGTCATTTTCAACCAGATCAGTTATTTTATGTTTTTAATTATTTTCACAACATTGAATAAATGAGGTAAACTTTATCCAACAACTTTGAGTGCAAACCCATTACACCCCATTGTTTTGTCTGAATGTACGCGTTTTATCCACCAGCTAAGCTTCTGGGAGAGCTCCATCACTCTTTTGATTTGAAAATACATTCGAtacaggaccttctaatcagcaggttttaCATGGGTGGATTTATggcttgcctggtgacatcacaagACGGTAAATAAGTTACACCAATAACAAAAGAGCGTTCCAAACCGCTTTGTCAATAACTGCTATTTTTTTCCATCCCCACTCAGACTCCTCCCAAACAGTCCTAGCAACATTACTGCTTGAGAATTATAATATTTTGCTTAAAAGCCATTTGTTTCtttttaaccattttaaatgGAAAGCTATTGCAGTAAGGTACTTAAATtgtacccagaaatgatttgatgttgatataaaaacagctgcattgggcctttaactaACTGCATAATGTAACTTCATTGACAAAGTTGAGATTTACCAAGAGCACTTTGGTTTCCCGGGCCCACACGTACAtgaaatgtatgcacgcatgactaagtcaATTTTGATAAAAGTGTGCtaaaatggcatatattattattattattataatgtcgGACGATGAACATTGCTCCTTCAACTACTTCCTTGTAGCCTCTAAATGCTTAGGCCTACTTGTCATCCATCCAGGCTTCTTAAAGTGCACATCATCAATCTACCGGCTACGTCAAGCCCACAGTCAGGTGGCCTTGGAAAGCTTGTCCGTTATTCGAGTCAGCAGGGGCACAAGGGGACTTCTGCTATGGAGCCATATCACTGAATATAGGCTGGACTAGCCTCCTTTCAAGCTGTGTCTGGACAGCTTTCAAGTACTGAAAACAAGTGAATATGCTAAGATGATTGAAAATAGCCAAAATTGGATTGGTCACCGAGTAACTAGTCTACGGTCCTCTTAACAAGCTAGCATTGCCATTTAGACTCAAAGTCGGCCAACTTCAAACTTTGTGGTTTTACATTTGTTGAATTAGGCTCGCCTACTTCCTTTGAGCACTCCAATCAGATAGGAAAAACAGGAAGGACCGATACCAAAATGCTTTCAGCAGATTCATTTAACTAATGGCCACACAGTATGTCCGCCTTATGAGTTAGCCAAATAATGGACTAAAGGAGCCTAAAGTTACTCCTAATAGACCAAGGACTTTCTATTTAAAGGGTAAATTGGCTCTGAAAGCCAAAACAGACAAATACTCCATCTAAACTTGAATCGAATCTCAATTGCGGTACGGTTCTAAAAACATAAATCCCTCTACTCTCATAATTGCACAAATGCAAGATGCACCCTCACTGTATTAACACAGTTGCAGCagacagacattttcagtgaAAACACATTTGTGGCATCCATCTTCCATTTAGAACAGAATAACACTGTCCATCCAGGATGGACATTTTTCTTTGGCATCACCTTCCATTAAAATAATCACATACAgtcgaagtcggaagtttacatacacgtaggtTGGAGACATTGAAACTAGTTTTtgaccactccacaaatttcttgttaaactatagtcttggcaagtcggttaggacacctacattgtgcatgacacaagtcatttttccaccaattgtttacagacagattatttcactgtatcacaactccagtggtttagaagtttacatacactaagttgcctatggctttaaacagcttggaaaattccagaaaattatgtcatggctttagaagcttctgataggctaattgacatcatttgagtcaattggaggtgtacctgtggatgtatttcaaggcctaccttcaaactcagtgcctctttgcttgaca is a window of Oncorhynchus masou masou isolate Uvic2021 chromosome 7, UVic_Omas_1.1, whole genome shotgun sequence DNA encoding:
- the LOC135543500 gene encoding actin-related protein 3-like, with amino-acid sequence MAGRLPACVVDCGTGYTKIGYAGNTEPQFIVPSCIAIKESAKVGDQAQRRMTKGVDDLDFYIGDEAIDKPNYATKWPIRHGIVDDWDLMERFMEQVIFKYLRAEPEDHYFLLTEPPLNTPENREYTAEIMFESFNVPGLYIAVQAVLALAASWTSRQLGERTLTGTVIDSGDGVTHVIPVAEGYVIGSCIKHIPIAGRDITYFTQQLLREREVGIPPEQSLETAKAIKERFSYVCPDLVKEFNKYDTDGSKWIKQYTGINSISKKEFTVDVGYERFLGPEIFFHPEFANPDFTQPISEVVDEVIQNCPIDVRRPLYKNIVLSGGSTMFRDFGRRLQRDLKRTVDGRLKLSEELSGAKLKPKPVDVQVITHHMQRYAVWFGGSMLASTPEFYQVCHTKKDYEEIGPSICRHNPVFGVMS